A single genomic interval of Rhododendron vialii isolate Sample 1 chromosome 3a, ASM3025357v1 harbors:
- the LOC131319086 gene encoding abscisic acid and environmental stress-inducible protein-like, producing the protein MGSKAIVFLGLFLAVVVLFTSEVTARDLAETTSTTSTTPAEQQTNGVDDAKHHHDGGYYGGGGGYYGGRGGYYWGGRGGGYGGYYGGGHDGGYGGGGYYEGPGGRYRWGYGGRGNDGGGYVGGTGGYGGWGYGGGGGYKEGGN; encoded by the exons ATGGGTTCGAAAGCAATTGTTTTCCTTGGCCTTTTTCTGGCTGTTGTTGTTCTCTTCACCTCGGAGGTGACAGCTAGGGATTTGGCTGAGACTACTAGTACTACTTCTACCACTCCCG CTGAACAACAGACTAATGGGGTAGATGATGCCAAGCATCATCATGATGGCGGCTACTACGGAGGCGGTGGCGGCTATTACGGGGGCCGTGGCGGCTATTACTGGGGTGGTCGTGGTGGCGGATACGGAGGCTATTACGGAGGCGGTCATGACGGTGGGTATGGAGGTGGCGGTTATTACGAAGGCCCTGGAGGCAGATATAGATGGGGTTATGGAGGCCGCGGAAACGATGGTGGCGGTTACGTAGGTGGCACAGGTGGATATGGAGGCTGGGGTTACGGAGGTGGCGGCGGTTACAAAGAAGGAGGGAATTAA
- the LOC131319087 gene encoding abscisic acid and environmental stress-inducible protein-like isoform X1, with the protein MGSKAIVFLGLFLAVALLISSEVTARDLAETTTTSTTPSTTTPTDQQTNAVDDSKYYRHHDGGYYGGGGYYGGGYGGRYGGGGYGGGYGGRYGGGGYGGGYGGGGYGGGYGGRYGGGGYGGGGYEEEGN; encoded by the exons ATGGGTTCGAAAGCAATTGTTTTCCTTGGCCTTTTTCTGGCCGTTGCTCTTCTCATCTCCTCGGAGGTGACAGCCAGGGATTTGGCTGAGACTACTACCACTTCTACTACCCCTAGTACTACTACCCCTA CTGATCAACAGACTAATGCGGTAGATGATTCAAAGTATTATCGTCATCATGATGGTGGATATTACGGAGGTGGCGGTTATTACGGGGGTGGATATGGAGGCCGATATGGAGGCGGCGGATACGGAGGTGGATATGGAGGTCGATATGGAGGTGGCGGATACGGAGGTGGATATGGAGGTGGCGGATACGGGGGTGGATATGGAGGCCGATACGGAGGTGGCGGTTACGGAGGCGGCGGTTACGAAGAAGAAGGGAATTAA
- the LOC131319087 gene encoding abscisic acid and environmental stress-inducible protein-like isoform X2: protein MGSKAIVFLGLFLAVALLISSEVTARDLAETTTTSTTPTDQQTNAVDDSKYYRHHDGGYYGGGGYYGGGYGGRYGGGGYGGGYGGRYGGGGYGGGYGGGGYGGGYGGRYGGGGYGGGGYEEEGN, encoded by the exons ATGGGTTCGAAAGCAATTGTTTTCCTTGGCCTTTTTCTGGCCGTTGCTCTTCTCATCTCCTCGGAGGTGACAGCCAGGGATTTGGCTGAGACTACTACCACTTCTACTACCCCTA CTGATCAACAGACTAATGCGGTAGATGATTCAAAGTATTATCGTCATCATGATGGTGGATATTACGGAGGTGGCGGTTATTACGGGGGTGGATATGGAGGCCGATATGGAGGCGGCGGATACGGAGGTGGATATGGAGGTCGATATGGAGGTGGCGGATACGGAGGTGGATATGGAGGTGGCGGATACGGGGGTGGATATGGAGGCCGATACGGAGGTGGCGGTTACGGAGGCGGCGGTTACGAAGAAGAAGGGAATTAA